From Humisphaera borealis, the proteins below share one genomic window:
- a CDS encoding c-type cytochrome translates to MLTRTLLCILAIGLFSLAVHAQAPAVGSDQLVLDEDTGISLRPGFDAELIYEVPKSQGSWVAMAFDPKGRLIVSDQDDKGVFRVTLPTATSRSVKVESLPGFPYEPIPWGKRTVGGALGFLYAFDSLYMSNMRGFYRIRDTDGDDEFDEFTLLKKLNVGYEHSAHSIIQTADGKGLYLVSGNFTRTPAGTASVQPPVWLEDSLIPSIPDPMGHAVGLKPPGGWICRISPDGADWKMIASRFRNSVDIALNREGELFTYDSDMEFDVGCPWYRPTRINHVTSGSEFGWRSGSGVWLDYFADSNGSVLDIGPGSPTAISFGHHSNFPAEFQDKLFICDWTFGTIFTVEMKESGSTYTGTKAEFLHGSPLNVAAMRFGPDGAMYFLTGGRTTASRLYRVRYTGSAKPAVVRTPPAPNELRALRHSLEKLHVRAEPGDEVIATAWPHLSHADRNIRYAARIAIECQDVSLWREKVFAESNPRAVIYSGIALCRHGDKSLSRRLLDKLGEVPFAILEKEDRLALLRAYALCFMRMDKPAGEQASAVIARLDAHYPSADDTVNAELWNAELCRVLAALDAPTVVKKTIELMKSTRAETVSYDKTMLERHEYGAAILKMMANTPNARNIHYANSLSRVRSGWTIEARKYYFGWLNEALEKDGGKSFAGYIRAIRTNAIAHLETAEVDLLGGLLSDFPTFDLSKLPKARGPGQEWTVEKAMKLSEPDLRGRNFENGKRMFSAGFCIVCHRVGGEGGHSGPDLGSLSSRYSIRDILVAIVEPSASISEQYMARTVKLKKGDPLSGRLIYRNEKEIGVASNPFDLNQITKAPADDVQSIEFSNISMMPSGLILGMNRDELMDLMAYLLSGGNPQHKAFAKD, encoded by the coding sequence ATGCTGACCCGAACGCTGCTGTGCATTCTGGCTATCGGCTTGTTCTCGCTCGCGGTGCACGCCCAGGCCCCGGCCGTTGGCTCCGATCAGCTGGTGCTGGATGAAGACACCGGAATCTCGCTTCGGCCGGGTTTTGACGCCGAGTTGATCTACGAAGTGCCCAAGTCCCAAGGATCGTGGGTGGCCATGGCGTTCGACCCGAAGGGCCGGCTCATCGTTTCAGATCAGGATGACAAAGGCGTGTTTCGTGTCACGTTGCCGACCGCGACGTCGCGATCGGTCAAAGTTGAGAGCCTGCCGGGATTCCCTTATGAGCCGATCCCGTGGGGCAAACGAACGGTCGGCGGCGCATTGGGATTCCTTTACGCCTTCGACAGCCTTTACATGTCGAATATGCGTGGCTTCTATCGCATCCGCGATACCGACGGAGACGACGAGTTCGACGAGTTCACGCTGCTCAAGAAACTCAACGTCGGGTACGAGCACTCGGCCCACTCCATCATCCAGACCGCCGACGGCAAGGGCTTGTATCTGGTGAGCGGCAACTTCACCCGCACGCCGGCGGGGACTGCATCCGTACAGCCGCCGGTCTGGCTGGAAGATTCGCTCATCCCGTCCATTCCCGATCCGATGGGACACGCCGTCGGACTTAAACCGCCGGGCGGATGGATCTGCCGAATCTCCCCCGACGGTGCGGACTGGAAGATGATCGCTTCCAGGTTCCGCAATTCCGTTGATATCGCGCTCAATCGCGAGGGGGAACTGTTTACCTACGACTCCGACATGGAGTTTGACGTCGGCTGCCCGTGGTATCGGCCAACGCGAATCAATCATGTGACGTCGGGGTCGGAGTTCGGCTGGCGGTCCGGATCGGGCGTGTGGCTGGACTACTTCGCTGACAGCAACGGCTCGGTGCTCGATATCGGTCCCGGTTCACCGACCGCGATCAGCTTCGGCCATCACTCGAACTTCCCAGCCGAGTTCCAGGACAAGCTTTTCATCTGTGACTGGACTTTCGGCACGATCTTTACCGTCGAGATGAAGGAAAGCGGATCCACCTACACCGGGACCAAGGCGGAGTTCCTTCACGGGAGCCCGCTGAACGTCGCCGCGATGCGCTTCGGCCCCGATGGCGCGATGTACTTCCTGACCGGCGGTCGAACAACGGCGTCGCGGCTGTATCGCGTCCGCTATACCGGGTCGGCGAAACCCGCGGTCGTGCGAACACCGCCGGCCCCCAACGAACTTCGCGCCCTGCGTCATTCGCTGGAGAAGCTCCACGTTCGCGCCGAGCCTGGCGACGAAGTCATCGCGACGGCCTGGCCGCACCTTTCGCACGCGGACCGAAACATCCGCTACGCGGCCCGCATCGCGATCGAATGTCAGGACGTCTCGCTGTGGCGCGAGAAGGTCTTCGCCGAAAGCAATCCACGGGCCGTGATCTACTCGGGCATCGCACTGTGCCGTCACGGCGACAAGTCGCTATCTCGGCGACTGCTCGACAAACTCGGCGAGGTGCCATTCGCGATACTGGAAAAGGAAGACCGGCTTGCCCTTCTTCGTGCCTATGCCCTGTGCTTCATGCGGATGGACAAGCCGGCCGGGGAACAGGCGTCGGCGGTGATCGCAAGGCTGGATGCTCATTACCCGTCCGCCGATGACACAGTGAATGCCGAGTTGTGGAATGCCGAGTTGTGCCGGGTGCTTGCGGCGCTCGACGCGCCTACGGTGGTGAAGAAGACCATCGAGTTGATGAAGTCAACCCGCGCCGAAACGGTCAGCTACGACAAGACCATGCTCGAGCGGCACGAGTATGGCGCGGCCATCCTGAAGATGATGGCCAATACGCCCAACGCTCGGAACATTCATTATGCCAATAGCCTGAGCCGCGTGCGGAGCGGTTGGACGATCGAGGCCAGAAAGTACTACTTCGGCTGGCTGAACGAAGCCCTGGAAAAGGACGGCGGAAAGAGTTTCGCAGGATACATCCGGGCGATTCGCACGAATGCAATCGCGCATCTTGAGACGGCAGAAGTCGACCTGTTGGGTGGTTTACTGAGCGACTTCCCCACGTTCGATCTCTCCAAATTGCCGAAGGCCAGGGGCCCCGGTCAGGAGTGGACGGTCGAGAAGGCAATGAAGCTGTCAGAGCCGGACCTGCGTGGCCGTAACTTCGAGAACGGCAAAAGGATGTTCTCCGCGGGATTTTGCATCGTCTGCCACCGCGTCGGCGGCGAGGGCGGTCATTCCGGACCCGACCTTGGCTCATTGTCCAGCCGTTACTCGATCCGCGATATTCTCGTGGCGATCGTGGAACCCAGCGCGTCGATTTCCGAGCAATACATGGCTCGCACGGTAAAGCTCAAGAAAGGCGACCCTCTCTCCGGCCGTCTGATTTACCGGAACGAGAAGGAAATCGGCGTTGCATCGAATCCTTTTGACCTCAACCAGATTACCAAAGCTCCGGCGGACGACGTTCAGAGCATTGAGTTCTCCAACATCTCCATGATGCCGTCGGGACTGATCTTGGGAATGAACCGCGATGAGTTGATGGACCTGATGGCGTATCTCCTTTCAGGCGGAAACCCTCAACACAAAGCCTTTGCGAAAGATTGA
- a CDS encoding DUF6288 domain-containing protein: protein MRESSLQLLALAAILALPFSALAAGKRAMPDFTRGDAIPAEAKHDWNLGPTGLREWMFCDKMATSDARQISVTKVERGSPADGVLAVGDVLLGVGGKLFWHDPRIELGRAITAAESAAGGGKLTMSGWRSGRTEEVVVKLPVQGSYSATAPFECEKSRRILKQGCMALAKRMEVPSEHEDPIVRSLNALALLASGDATYLPLVKREAEWASGFSADSMQTWHYGYVMIMLSEYVIATGDQSAMPGLRRLAMEAAKGQSAVGSWGHGFARPDGRLGGYGMMNSPGVPLTIGLVLARQAGVKDAAVEGAIERSAKVLRFFIGKGAIPYGDHHPWIENHDDNGKCGMAAVLFNLLGEAKGAEFFSRMSVASHGSERDTGHTGNFFNMLWAMPGVAQSGPNATGAWMNEFGGWAYDLSRRWDGAFAHQGPPEPENDSYEGWDCTGAFLLAYAMPLKKVCLTGKRPGMVPRLDATAAQALASDGRGWTAKDKHNAYNKFSDKQLLERLGSWSPVVRERAAMALGRRKDAPVSALVSLLDAPSLEARYGACQAIAQLRTRGAPAMEPLRRLLAEPDLWLRIKAAEALAAIGAPAMPAVPQLLELLAQIDPHTDPRGMQQRYLSFALFDEQDGMLGRSLDGVDRMALYKAVRVGLKSQDGRARGSIGSIFRNLSARDIKPLLPAIHQAVIEPAPSGEMFADSIRVEGLRLLADHGIEEGLTACVQYTRDQNPWESQVRTPELMKILLTYGTHAKAVIPELLKIADYFEKDEKDFPPELMALKAKSVRETILAIQATAATPKLTRLK, encoded by the coding sequence ATGAGAGAATCCTCACTCCAATTGCTCGCCCTAGCCGCCATTCTTGCCTTGCCCTTTTCGGCGTTGGCCGCAGGTAAGCGCGCGATGCCCGATTTCACCCGTGGCGATGCGATTCCCGCCGAGGCGAAGCATGACTGGAACCTCGGGCCGACGGGGCTGCGCGAATGGATGTTTTGCGACAAGATGGCGACCTCGGATGCGCGGCAGATTTCGGTCACGAAAGTCGAACGAGGTTCGCCGGCGGATGGCGTGCTCGCGGTGGGCGATGTGTTGCTTGGCGTGGGCGGGAAGCTGTTCTGGCACGACCCTCGTATTGAGTTGGGCAGGGCAATCACCGCGGCGGAATCTGCGGCCGGCGGTGGAAAATTGACGATGAGCGGCTGGCGGTCGGGCCGGACGGAGGAGGTCGTGGTGAAGTTGCCGGTGCAGGGCAGCTACAGTGCGACGGCTCCTTTCGAATGCGAAAAATCGAGGCGCATTCTGAAGCAGGGGTGCATGGCACTGGCCAAGCGAATGGAAGTGCCGTCAGAGCATGAGGATCCCATTGTCCGTTCGCTGAATGCTCTGGCATTGCTGGCGAGCGGGGATGCGACTTATCTCCCGCTGGTGAAGCGCGAGGCGGAGTGGGCATCGGGTTTTTCGGCGGACTCGATGCAGACGTGGCACTACGGCTACGTGATGATCATGCTTTCGGAGTACGTCATCGCGACGGGCGACCAGTCAGCGATGCCCGGCCTGCGGCGGCTCGCCATGGAGGCGGCGAAGGGGCAGAGCGCAGTCGGTTCGTGGGGACATGGGTTTGCGCGGCCCGATGGACGACTCGGCGGCTATGGGATGATGAACTCGCCGGGCGTGCCGCTGACGATTGGGCTCGTGCTGGCCCGGCAGGCTGGCGTGAAGGACGCGGCGGTGGAAGGGGCGATCGAGCGCAGTGCGAAGGTGCTGCGGTTCTTTATAGGAAAAGGCGCGATTCCCTACGGTGACCATCATCCGTGGATCGAGAATCACGACGACAACGGGAAATGCGGAATGGCCGCGGTCTTGTTCAATCTGCTCGGCGAGGCGAAGGGCGCGGAGTTTTTCTCGCGAATGAGCGTGGCCTCGCACGGATCGGAGCGCGACACCGGACACACGGGGAACTTTTTCAACATGCTGTGGGCGATGCCCGGCGTGGCGCAATCCGGGCCGAATGCGACGGGAGCTTGGATGAATGAGTTCGGCGGGTGGGCTTACGACCTCTCGCGTCGCTGGGACGGAGCATTCGCCCACCAGGGTCCACCGGAGCCGGAGAACGACAGTTACGAAGGTTGGGACTGTACCGGCGCCTTCCTGCTCGCCTATGCGATGCCGCTGAAGAAGGTTTGCCTCACCGGGAAGCGGCCCGGCATGGTCCCGCGGCTCGACGCGACGGCGGCGCAGGCACTCGCCAGCGACGGGCGCGGATGGACTGCGAAAGACAAGCACAATGCCTACAACAAGTTCAGCGACAAACAACTCTTGGAGCGGCTCGGCAGTTGGTCGCCGGTCGTGCGCGAGCGGGCGGCGATGGCACTGGGGCGGCGCAAAGATGCACCTGTTTCGGCGCTGGTGAGCCTGCTGGACGCTCCCTCGCTGGAGGCACGTTATGGCGCGTGTCAGGCGATCGCCCAGCTTCGCACACGCGGCGCTCCCGCCATGGAACCGCTTAGGAGGTTGCTGGCCGAACCTGATCTGTGGCTCCGCATCAAGGCAGCCGAAGCGCTTGCCGCTATCGGTGCCCCGGCGATGCCGGCGGTGCCGCAATTGCTCGAACTGCTCGCCCAGATCGACCCGCATACCGACCCTCGCGGAATGCAACAGCGATATCTGTCCTTTGCACTTTTCGATGAGCAAGACGGAATGCTTGGCCGATCGCTCGACGGCGTGGACCGTATGGCGCTCTATAAAGCCGTGCGCGTCGGGCTGAAGAGTCAGGACGGACGCGCCCGCGGCAGCATCGGCTCTATCTTTCGCAACCTCTCCGCCAGGGATATCAAACCGCTGCTGCCTGCCATTCACCAGGCCGTCATCGAGCCCGCACCGAGCGGCGAGATGTTTGCTGACTCCATCCGCGTCGAGGGTCTCCGTTTGCTGGCCGACCACGGTATCGAGGAAGGCCTCACCGCCTGCGTGCAATACACGCGCGACCAGAACCCGTGGGAAAGCCAGGTGCGCACGCCTGAGCTGATGAAAATCCTGCTCACCTATGGCACGCACGCCAAGGCGGTCATCCCTGAGCTGTTGAAGATTGCAGACTACTTCGAAAAAGACGAAAAGGACTTCCCGCCGGAATTGATGGCGTTGAAAGCCAAGTCCGTCCGCGAAACGATCCTCGCGATTCAAGCGACGGCCGCCACACCAAAGCTAACTCGACTCAAGTAG